The Esox lucius isolate fEsoLuc1 chromosome 20, fEsoLuc1.pri, whole genome shotgun sequence region TGAAAATCACAATACCTAgagtttttgctgcttttctctCTGACTTATTTGCCTCTAAAGTTTTAACACCAGACAGCGTTTTTGAAAATACCTTTTGGGCCTGAGATCTGGCCAccagaaatattttcaaataaagtgttaaaaTAATAGAGCACGGGAGAGCAACTGTAATAATTAGGTCCATGATATTAACCCAGGTATGCCCTTCAACAAAAAAGCATTCTTCAAAACATCTACTGGGTACTTGTACATTTACAGAGATTTTTATAAGAACAGCATCATATATGATACAACAACACCAGGTCTTCAATATCCAACACTTAATTCTTGTTAAAGTAATTTTCAAGTGGTACATTAAGGgatcacacacagcaacataacGGTCAACAGATATCAAAACCAAATTACCAAGAGAGGATGAAGCACTTAACAAGGTGATGTACATGTGCAACGCACAGAAATATTCCCCTATAACCCAGCATGATTCCATTATTGCTACAGTCATTGCTGGTATCACAATGAGTCCCACCAGTAGATCTGatacagccagagagaggatgagcaggTTGGTTGGAGTGTGGAGCTGCTTGAATTGAGAGATAGAGATGATCACCAGTAGgttcaaaaatactgtaacagcTGAAACCAATGAAAAGaagatgtacagtgttatgtaaatAGATGTTGATAGTGAATATGTTTTGCAAGAAGAGTTTCTGTCTTGATAACAGTATTGAGCATTGTTgaaatcctccatttgcaatGAAAGGTAGATTTTGATATCCTCATCCTGCTtggtcctgtgtgtgaccctgtcagGTCGGCATTCTGGCAAATCCTGGGTTCTGCCTCTCTTTTTATCACTGACACTACCCCCTTCAGACTATCTTTGCCatcccccacatacacacatggacacaaacGCACATGGGAGTGCACAGTCGGAAAACAAATCATTTGTGAAAACATGATGTAATGTACACATGCTGTTGTTACATAATGTGGTCAGCATTGGGTGTTGCCCAGCTAGCCTTCCTTTAGCTTTACTGATAGACATGACAGGAAAGCTACTGAGAGTTAGAGATGATTCTGAACATTGTAATGGGGACAATATGCAACCCtatttccaaaagagttgggacgctggataaaatgtaaataaccacagaatgcaatgatgtgcaagtcatgGAAACCCATAagcaatagaaaatagtaccaagacaacatatcaaatgttgatgcTGTCATTGTTTCGTGACAGCATCAACATTTGCCCATctggaatttgatgccagcaacatgtttcagaaaacCTGGGACGGAGGCACCAGAAGACTAGAAATGTTCAATtcaaaatctcagtttcaacatttgatatgttgtcttggtgaTTCTTTCTATTGCATATGGTTTTAAATAACgtgcacgtcattgcattcttttgTTATTTACTTTTTATGGAACGTCCCTACTTTTTCGGAAATGGGGTTGTGGTAAAGGAGGTGTTTTGGTCACTCAAAACACCTGTGATAGGACATACAGGTATTTAGATTTGTTTGGAAAGGTTATTCGGGATTACCAGAGCCCATCGACAAGTCATACTATGCTGGTCTGTCAAGTCATGTGGAATTCCTATTGGAGGATACAGTAGCTGGAGTAGGTACAcggatgagccaaaacattttgaccactcacaggtgaagcaaataacattgatcatcccCGAACAAGGACACAGGGTAGACCGGGGGAAATTAGATGGTAAACGAACAATCAGTTATCGTGGTCAACGTGTTGCATGCAGGAGatatgggcaggagtaaagggccaaattgttatggccataTGACTGGGTCACAGCATCGCTGAAATGACAAGGCTTGTTGGGGTgctcctggtcagcagtggtgagtacctgcTAACAGTACTCCGAGGAGAGACATACCATAaactggcgacagggtgttCAATGTGCgagggcaacaaaggctatccTGTCTGGTTCGAACCAAAAGTTCTAATGTGGCACAAGTCAAAGAAACTGTaatgatggttatgggaggaatgtgtcacaacacacactgcattGCAGCCTGCTGCGTATGGGTCTCTGTAGctgcagaccggtcagagtgcccatgatgacccctgtccaccgtcGAAGTGCCTGCAATTGACACATGAATATCAGAACTGGatcttggagcagtggaagacgGTCGTCTGGTCTGATGTGTCCTGTTCTCTTTTCCATCACACGGACTGATGTCTACATGTGTGCCGTTGGCCTGGGGAGGTGaaggcaccagga contains the following coding sequences:
- the LOC114829722 gene encoding trace amine-associated receptor 13c-like; the encoded protein is MEDFNNAQYCYQDRNSSCKTYSLSTSIYITLYIFFSLVSAVTVFLNLLVIISISQFKQLHTPTNLLILSLAVSDLLVGLIVIPAMTVAIMESCWVIGEYFCALHMYITLLSASSSLGNLVLISVDRYVAVCDPLMYHLKITLTRIKCWILKTWCCCIIYDAVLIKISVNVQVPSRCFEECFFVEGHTWVNIMDLIITVALPCSIILTLYLKIFLVARSQAQKVFSKTLSGVKTLEANKSERKAAKTLGIVIFNYLICWIPIYFTQLIYFATGDSSSIFMCFLPLMNSFINPIIYAFFYPWFKVTIKHVLTLKSGHL